From Natrinema salaciae, the proteins below share one genomic window:
- a CDS encoding enolase C-terminal domain-like protein yields the protein MAPTITRIESIEFGYDLPDVGYAPNGFSIVYEPGTTTERKLFALRVHTDEGTTGEYVGGNSPGAAQLNMIADYLVGTNPLERERHWSAFKRALRKYDWMGMGPIDIALWDFAGKYRGAPIHELLGSYRDSFPAYASTYQGDRNGGLDSPEAYADFAEECLELGYQGFKIHDWGGDWTDPDETAAVVREVGRRVGDEMDLMLDPACNPATFADALRIGKACDDADFLWYEDPYRDGGVSQHSHRKLREMLDTPILQTEHVRGLEPHTDFVATESTDFVRADPEYDGGITGSMKIAHMAEGFGLDVEYHAPGPAQRHCLAATRNSNYYEVALVHPLCPNTQPPVYADDYSDMLETVDADGHVQVPDGPGLGVAYDWDEIEAREIGRRTYE from the coding sequence ATGGCACCAACGATCACGCGCATCGAATCGATCGAGTTCGGCTACGACCTGCCGGACGTCGGGTACGCGCCGAACGGGTTCAGCATCGTCTACGAACCCGGCACGACGACCGAACGGAAACTGTTCGCCCTCCGAGTCCACACCGACGAGGGGACCACCGGCGAGTACGTCGGCGGCAACTCGCCAGGGGCCGCGCAACTCAACATGATCGCGGATTACCTCGTCGGGACGAACCCGCTCGAGCGCGAGCGCCACTGGAGCGCCTTCAAGCGCGCCCTCCGGAAGTACGACTGGATGGGGATGGGCCCGATCGACATCGCGCTCTGGGACTTCGCCGGCAAGTACCGCGGCGCGCCGATCCACGAGCTGCTCGGGAGCTATCGCGACTCCTTCCCCGCCTACGCCTCGACGTACCAGGGCGACAGGAACGGCGGCCTCGACTCTCCCGAGGCGTACGCCGACTTCGCCGAGGAGTGTCTCGAGCTGGGGTATCAGGGGTTCAAGATCCACGACTGGGGCGGCGACTGGACGGACCCCGACGAGACGGCAGCCGTCGTCCGCGAAGTCGGCCGCCGGGTCGGCGACGAGATGGACCTCATGCTCGACCCGGCCTGCAACCCGGCCACGTTCGCCGACGCACTGCGGATCGGGAAGGCCTGCGACGATGCCGACTTCCTCTGGTACGAGGACCCCTACCGCGACGGCGGCGTCTCGCAGCACTCCCACCGGAAGCTCCGGGAGATGCTCGACACGCCGATCCTCCAGACCGAGCACGTCCGCGGGCTCGAGCCCCACACGGACTTCGTGGCGACGGAGTCGACCGACTTCGTCCGGGCCGATCCCGAGTACGACGGCGGCATCACGGGCTCGATGAAGATCGCCCACATGGCGGAAGGGTTCGGCCTCGACGTGGAGTACCACGCCCCGGGACCGGCCCAGCGCCACTGCCTCGCCGCGACGCGCAACAGCAACTACTACGAAGTGGCGCTGGTCCACCCCCTCTGTCCGAACACCCAGCCGCCGGTGTACGCCGACGACTACTCGGACATGCTCGAGACCGTCGACGCTGACGGCCACGTGCAGGTGCCGGACGGACCGGGGCTCGGCGTGGCGTACGACTGGGACGAGATCGAAGCCCGGGAGATCGGGCGGCGGACCTACGAGTGA